The nucleotide window TTCACCCACACCACACCGCTCGGACAGATGGAAGATCCGTTGGCGGCGGTTGACGAGCTGGAGCGCACCGACACGCTGGTTGCCAAAACCGGCGAGACCGAAAAGCTGTTCCGCCCGTTCGGCGGCGGCGGCAAACTCGGCCCGCATCTGTTGAATCCGCAGGTGGTCGAGTTTCTCCACCGCAAGGCCTATAGCTGCGTCCTGTGGAATGCGATTCCGAGAGACTGGGCCGATCCTGAAGGGTGGGTCGAACGCGCGCTTGGGCAGATAGCGGCGCAGGAACACACCTTAATGGTGCTGCACGATATGCCGACCGGCGCCATGGAACATCTGGACGCGTTCCTTGACCGGGCCGAGGCCTCTGGCGCCGAGTTTCACAACGACTTTCCGAAAGAATGCGTCCCGATGGTTCGCGGCAAGGACGTGGTGTCCCTCGATCCCTACGTCGCGGCAGCGTAACCCTCAATATCCCCTAAAGTTTTCCTCTCCCGGTTGCCCTGTCGCCTGCCGGAAGAACCTCCGGCCTCGCGCTATCGGCGCGTGCTCTTATCCAGCCGGATGACAATCACGGTTCAGAACAGGTCGGAAATTTTATAGCGCCGAAAAACCCGGCACGACCAAATGACAACGCAACATTGCAACCCATTTCCGAGGACCGAAAACTTTCGTTTACGCCATCAGGTACTTGGTATACCAATATACCAAGAACAAAGGTGACAGGCCCGTTTCGGGGCCTCGGAAGCCGCACCACGCCAGGGGAGGTCAAAAGACCATGGTCATGTCCGATATTGAAATCGCCCGCGAAGCGAAAATGAAACCGATCATGGAGATCGGCGACAAATTGGGGATCCCATCCGAATCGCTTCAGCCTTTCGGCCACACAAAGGCCAAGATCGACCTCGACTACATCAAGTCCCTTCAGAGCCGCCCCGACGGCAAGCTGGTGCTGGTTACGGGTATCAACCCGACCGCAGCCGGCGAAGGCAAGACCACGACGTCTGTCGGCCTCGGTGACGCGTTGAACCGGATCGGCAAGAAAGCCATCATCTGCCTGCGCGAGCCGAGCCTCGGCCCGTGCTTCGGCATGAAGGGCGGGGCCGCCGGCGGCGGATACGCCCAGGTCGTGCCGATGGAAGACATCAACC belongs to Nisaea sp. and includes:
- a CDS encoding polysaccharide deacetylase family protein, with product MSKVTLTFDNGPEPEITPQVLDILARRGLKTTFFVVGQKLLDPERMELAIRAREEGHRIGNHTFTHTTPLGQMEDPLAAVDELERTDTLVAKTGETEKLFRPFGGGGKLGPHLLNPQVVEFLHRKAYSCVLWNAIPRDWADPEGWVERALGQIAAQEHTLMVLHDMPTGAMEHLDAFLDRAEASGAEFHNDFPKECVPMVRGKDVVSLDPYVAAA